In Paraburkholderia caribensis, a single window of DNA contains:
- a CDS encoding AsmA family protein: MAVLHSSGMSVGKTIGKTLAWLFAVLVILIVAVAVFILTFDWNRARPYVNDKVSEAIGRPFAIEGDLKVGWRHPVGEAGWRSWVLWPRFSAQNITIANPDWAKQKHFATLDEINFQVKVLPLLAHDIVIPAINVVNPSVDLERLLDGRNNWTFKLKSSAGPSEWKLDLHDIQLNKGNIALSDEQKKIDMQAVVDTLGQPIPIGEAMKQQEEASRRSSAEVVGKQGAKQLAAQAKAAAASEASGASAVAPGVPVASGASVPAGVGASTAVAASGATASAPGTAVAQSANSPQYGIGWTVKGTYNRSPISGSGKLGGVLALQDTSRPFPVQADVKAGDLRIALVGTVTDPAHLAAVDLRLWLQGSSLDHLYDLTGITLPETPPYATEGHLIGNFRQGGSVFRYENFTGRVGGSDLNGTVVYTQRATRPLLEGTLVSNLLQFKDLAPIIGADSNASKAKRGDTARQPSNKALPAEEFKTDRWKAIDANVKFTGRRIIKDPALPITDLYTHVVMTDGVLSLAPLKFGVAGGSLASNIHLDGSASPLKGRFSTEARHLKLKQLLPTAKTMQNALGEINGDAALSATGNSPAALAASSNGEVKLLVTDGAVSRLLMEAAGLNVANVVYEKLFGNRDVQINCAAGDFVVTDGVLDSRVFALDTQDAVINVDGTVNLKNESMDLGVHPHTKGFRIFSLRSPLYVKGTFKDPHVGVNAAALAVRGGAMVGLGLINPFAALIPLIAPSNNKPLPCQQLMAAMEAQHPSAPPPGQREKAKALPLPPGTPGASAVAPSTAPSKQPAKPNNGAALPGPSNAADYKGS, from the coding sequence ATGGCTGTGCTGCATTCGTCTGGCATGTCCGTCGGCAAGACAATCGGCAAAACCCTCGCGTGGCTGTTCGCGGTGCTGGTGATCCTGATCGTTGCTGTGGCGGTTTTCATTCTGACGTTCGACTGGAATCGCGCGCGTCCCTATGTGAACGACAAGGTCAGCGAAGCCATCGGCAGGCCGTTTGCAATCGAAGGCGATCTGAAGGTGGGGTGGCGACATCCCGTCGGCGAGGCGGGCTGGCGTTCGTGGGTGCTGTGGCCGCGCTTCTCGGCGCAGAACATCACGATCGCCAATCCCGACTGGGCGAAACAGAAGCACTTCGCGACGCTCGACGAAATCAACTTCCAGGTGAAAGTGCTGCCGCTGCTCGCGCACGACATCGTGATCCCGGCAATCAATGTCGTGAATCCATCCGTCGATCTCGAACGGCTCCTCGACGGACGCAACAACTGGACGTTCAAGCTGAAATCGTCGGCGGGACCGTCGGAATGGAAACTCGATCTGCACGACATCCAGCTCAATAAAGGCAATATCGCGCTGTCGGACGAGCAGAAAAAGATCGACATGCAGGCGGTGGTCGATACGCTCGGCCAGCCGATCCCCATCGGCGAAGCGATGAAGCAACAGGAAGAGGCGTCGCGCAGGTCGTCGGCTGAGGTCGTCGGCAAGCAGGGTGCGAAGCAGCTCGCTGCGCAGGCGAAGGCAGCCGCCGCATCCGAGGCGTCAGGCGCGTCCGCTGTGGCGCCTGGCGTGCCTGTTGCGTCGGGCGCGTCCGTGCCGGCTGGCGTGGGCGCATCGACGGCCGTAGCCGCATCGGGCGCCACGGCGAGCGCGCCAGGCACAGCCGTCGCGCAGAGTGCGAACTCGCCGCAATATGGAATCGGCTGGACGGTGAAGGGCACTTACAACCGCTCGCCGATATCGGGCAGCGGCAAGCTCGGCGGCGTGCTCGCGTTGCAGGACACATCCCGGCCGTTCCCCGTGCAGGCCGACGTGAAGGCGGGCGATCTGCGCATCGCACTGGTCGGCACCGTCACCGATCCCGCGCATCTCGCCGCCGTCGATCTGCGCCTGTGGCTGCAAGGCTCGAGCCTCGATCATCTGTATGACCTGACGGGCATCACGCTGCCCGAGACGCCGCCCTATGCGACGGAGGGTCATTTGATCGGTAACTTCAGGCAGGGCGGCAGCGTGTTCCGGTATGAAAATTTTACAGGCCGCGTCGGCGGCAGCGATCTGAACGGAACGGTCGTCTACACGCAGCGCGCGACACGTCCGCTGCTCGAAGGCACCCTTGTCTCGAATCTGTTGCAGTTCAAGGACCTCGCGCCGATCATCGGCGCGGATAGCAACGCCAGCAAGGCGAAGCGCGGCGACACCGCACGCCAGCCGTCGAACAAGGCGCTGCCCGCCGAGGAGTTCAAGACCGACCGCTGGAAAGCGATCGACGCGAACGTGAAGTTCACGGGCCGCCGCATCATCAAGGATCCGGCGCTGCCCATCACCGATCTCTACACCCATGTCGTCATGACGGACGGCGTGCTGTCGCTGGCGCCGCTGAAGTTCGGCGTCGCAGGCGGGTCGCTCGCGTCGAACATTCATCTCGACGGCAGCGCGTCGCCGCTCAAGGGCCGTTTTTCGACGGAAGCCCGTCACCTGAAGCTCAAGCAGTTGCTGCCGACCGCGAAGACCATGCAGAACGCGCTCGGCGAGATCAACGGCGACGCCGCGCTGTCGGCGACGGGCAATTCGCCCGCGGCGCTCGCGGCTTCGTCGAACGGCGAGGTCAAACTGCTCGTCACCGATGGCGCGGTGAGCCGTTTGCTGATGGAAGCGGCCGGGTTGAACGTGGCGAATGTGGTCTACGAGAAACTGTTCGGCAATCGCGACGTGCAGATCAATTGCGCGGCAGGCGATTTCGTCGTGACGGACGGCGTGCTCGACTCACGCGTGTTCGCGCTCGATACGCAGGACGCCGTGATCAACGTCGACGGCACGGTGAACCTGAAGAACGAGTCGATGGACCTCGGCGTGCATCCGCACACGAAGGGTTTCCGGATCTTTTCGCTGCGCTCGCCGCTCTATGTGAAGGGCACGTTCAAGGACCCTCACGTCGGCGTGAACGCGGCGGCGCTCGCCGTGCGTGGCGGCGCGATGGTCGGCCTCGGTCTGATCAATCCTTTCGCCGCGCTGATCCCGCTGATCGCGCCGAGCAACAACAAGCCTTTGCCGTGTCAGCAGCTGATGGCGGCCATGGAGGCGCAGCACCCGAGCGCGCCGCCGCCGGGACAGCGCGAGAAGGCCAAGGCTCTACCGCTGCCGCCGGGGACGCCGGGCGCGTCGGCCGTCGCGCCGTCGACCGCACCGTCGAAGCAGCCAGCAAAGCCGAACAACGGCGCGGCATTGCCGGGACCGTCGAACGCGGCGGATTACAAGGGAAGCTGA
- a CDS encoding ABC transporter ATP-binding protein, producing MPHPTNLTDAPLVQAQSLVRRDAARGQTLLHATSIAIHAGERIAITGPSGSGKSVFMRALALLDPLDSGEVRWRGKRIARATIPLYRRHVAYIRQRPALLDGTVEDNLRYPYTLRAYRDVRFDRGQAAALASQAGRAGDFLERFASELSGGEAQIAALIRVLQLAPDLLLLDEPTASLDPESALAIEGLVRAWFDAAPQVRAWLWVSHDPAQAARVSNRHLTMRAGVLDDAQRTMPDTSTHTGEPPR from the coding sequence ATGCCCCACCCCACCAACCTGACGGACGCGCCCCTCGTCCAGGCGCAAAGCCTCGTTCGGCGCGACGCGGCGCGCGGCCAGACGCTGCTGCATGCGACCAGCATCGCCATTCATGCGGGCGAGCGAATTGCGATCACGGGCCCGTCCGGGTCGGGCAAAAGCGTGTTCATGCGTGCCCTTGCGCTGCTCGATCCACTCGATAGCGGCGAGGTGCGGTGGCGCGGCAAGCGCATCGCACGGGCGACGATTCCGCTCTACCGGCGCCACGTCGCCTACATTCGCCAGCGGCCCGCGCTGCTCGACGGCACGGTCGAAGACAATCTGCGTTATCCGTACACGCTGCGCGCGTATCGCGATGTCCGCTTCGACCGCGGGCAGGCGGCCGCGCTTGCTTCGCAGGCCGGACGTGCGGGCGATTTTCTCGAACGCTTTGCTAGCGAGCTGTCGGGCGGCGAGGCGCAGATCGCCGCGTTGATCCGCGTGCTGCAGCTCGCGCCGGACTTGCTGCTGCTCGACGAACCGACGGCATCGCTCGATCCCGAATCGGCGCTGGCGATCGAAGGCCTGGTGCGCGCGTGGTTCGATGCCGCGCCGCAGGTGCGCGCGTGGCTGTGGGTGTCGCACGATCCGGCGCAAGCGGCCCGCGTGAGCAACCGTCATCTGACGATGCGCGCCGGCGTGCTCGACGATGCGCAGCGCACTATGCCCGATACGTCCACGCACACCGGGGAGCCGCCGCGATGA
- a CDS encoding ABC transporter permease, whose amino-acid sequence MTLQNLSLWDVALAALLIVVNGAVSVLLKLDLERKLAWAAVRTVVQLLAIGYVLAWVFAYARWYVVLPLMIAMTLIAGFAGAGRGSRTYAGQRVDSILSIWASAWLVAAVGLFAVIRIRPWYEPQYAIPILGMILGNTLTGVSLGIERMTEELTARRDRVDMALALGATRWEAAQGPARQAVRAGMIPTLNQMAVVGVVSLPGMMTGQVLAGQSPLQAVRYQIVIMFLIAASSALGTVGAVLLTYRRLFSPEHRFLASRLVERRSKR is encoded by the coding sequence ATGACCTTGCAGAACCTCAGCCTCTGGGACGTCGCGCTGGCAGCGCTGCTGATCGTCGTGAACGGTGCGGTCTCCGTTCTGCTCAAGCTCGATCTCGAACGCAAGCTCGCGTGGGCGGCCGTGCGCACCGTCGTCCAGCTGCTCGCGATCGGCTATGTGCTCGCGTGGGTATTTGCGTACGCGCGCTGGTACGTGGTGCTGCCGCTGATGATCGCGATGACGCTGATCGCGGGCTTCGCGGGCGCGGGACGCGGCTCGCGCACGTATGCCGGGCAGCGCGTCGACAGCATCCTGTCGATCTGGGCGAGCGCGTGGCTCGTCGCGGCCGTTGGACTCTTTGCCGTGATCCGCATTCGACCGTGGTACGAACCGCAATATGCGATTCCGATCCTCGGGATGATTCTCGGCAATACGCTGACGGGCGTGTCGCTGGGCATTGAACGGATGACGGAGGAGCTAACCGCGCGCCGCGACCGCGTCGACATGGCGCTCGCCCTCGGCGCGACGCGCTGGGAAGCCGCGCAGGGACCGGCGCGCCAGGCGGTGCGCGCCGGCATGATTCCGACGCTCAACCAGATGGCCGTGGTGGGCGTCGTGAGTCTGCCGGGAATGATGACGGGCCAGGTGCTGGCCGGGCAATCGCCGCTGCAGGCCGTGCGCTATCAGATCGTGATCATGTTCCTGATCGCGGCGTCGTCGGCGCTGGGGACGGTGGGTGCTGTGCTGCTTACGTATCGGCGGCTGTTTTCGCCGGAGCACCGGTTTCTGGCGTCGCGGCTTGTCGAGCGGCGCTCGAAGCGCTGA
- a CDS encoding DUF6013 family protein, with the protein MSISVKLPAISVVASIACATLALAALPAPAHAATPITVTSQAATDGPIRYTVKVTSKQFGNSQETRTIRSGESDDFTWKTVPPGGPVAADSDCPGLSSLPLDTNGAMIRQTQIRFAPVVARDGTATVQMNFQAQTPKGTKAVSNNGKSLKCPNYASVSQVLRFTMPTNGSTKTLTLSDGSQVSVSAKR; encoded by the coding sequence ATGAGCATCAGCGTCAAACTTCCCGCGATTTCTGTTGTAGCTTCCATCGCATGCGCAACGCTTGCGCTCGCCGCATTGCCGGCACCCGCGCACGCAGCGACACCCATCACCGTCACTTCGCAGGCGGCCACGGACGGCCCCATCCGCTATACGGTCAAGGTCACGTCGAAGCAGTTCGGCAACTCGCAGGAAACCCGCACCATCCGTTCCGGAGAATCGGACGACTTCACCTGGAAAACCGTGCCGCCCGGCGGCCCCGTCGCAGCCGATAGCGACTGCCCAGGTCTGTCGTCGCTACCGCTCGACACGAACGGCGCCATGATCCGTCAGACACAGATCCGCTTCGCACCCGTCGTCGCCAGGGACGGCACCGCAACCGTGCAGATGAACTTCCAGGCGCAAACACCGAAAGGCACGAAGGCCGTGTCGAACAATGGCAAGTCGCTCAAGTGCCCGAACTACGCAAGCGTCAGTCAGGTGCTGCGCTTCACCATGCCGACCAACGGCAGCACGAAGACGCTGACACTCAGCGACGGCTCGCAGGTGAGCGTGTCGGCCAAACGGTAA
- a CDS encoding zinc-binding alcohol dehydrogenase family protein, with protein sequence MKAVGLTRYLPIDNPESLIDIELDKPQPAGHDLLVKVEAISVNPVDTKVRASKETVETRPRVLGWDAAGTVEAVGPEVTLFKVGDPVFYAGSITRPGANSEFHLVDERIVGRKPATLDFTHAAALPLTAITAWEALFDRLGVSPQGADAGKSVLIIGGAGGVGSIGIQLAKQLAKLTVIATASRPESAKWAKELGADHIVDHFGDMPAQLKQIGFEQVDYVLMFNDTDRHFPAAAAVIKPQGGIATIVENARPVPVELLKAKSAAFHWEFMFTRSMFGTPDMIEQHKLLTEVARLIDAGTLRTTVGEDLGKINAGNLRRAHQLLEEGRAIGKLVLSGF encoded by the coding sequence ATGAAAGCCGTTGGCCTGACCCGTTATCTCCCTATCGACAATCCCGAGTCGCTTATCGACATCGAGCTCGACAAGCCGCAGCCGGCCGGCCACGACTTGCTCGTGAAGGTGGAGGCGATTTCCGTGAACCCGGTGGATACCAAGGTGCGCGCGTCGAAGGAGACGGTCGAGACGCGGCCGCGCGTGCTTGGCTGGGATGCGGCGGGCACAGTCGAAGCCGTCGGGCCGGAGGTGACGCTGTTCAAGGTGGGCGACCCGGTGTTTTACGCGGGCAGCATTACGCGGCCGGGCGCGAACAGCGAGTTTCATCTCGTCGATGAGCGCATTGTTGGCCGCAAGCCGGCGACGCTGGATTTCACGCATGCGGCCGCGTTGCCGTTGACGGCGATCACGGCGTGGGAAGCGCTGTTCGACCGGCTTGGCGTATCGCCGCAGGGCGCGGATGCGGGCAAGTCGGTGTTGATTATCGGCGGCGCGGGCGGGGTGGGCTCGATCGGGATACAGCTTGCGAAGCAACTGGCGAAGCTGACTGTTATCGCGACTGCGTCGCGGCCGGAATCGGCGAAATGGGCGAAGGAGTTGGGCGCGGATCATATCGTCGATCATTTTGGCGATATGCCGGCGCAGTTGAAGCAGATCGGTTTTGAGCAGGTCGATTATGTGTTGATGTTCAACGACACCGATCGGCATTTTCCGGCGGCTGCTGCAGTGATCAAGCCGCAGGGTGGGATTGCGACGATTGTCGAGAATGCGAGGCCTGTGCCCGTCGAGCTTCTGAAGGCGAAGAGCGCCGCGTTTCATTGGGAGTTCATGTTCACGCGGTCGATGTTCGGGACGCCCGATATGATCGAGCAGCATAAGCTTCTGACTGAGGTGGCGCGGTTGATCGATGCCGGGACTTTGCGCACGACGGTGGGTGAGGATCTTGGCAAGATCAATGCGGGGAATTTGCGGCGCGCGCATCAGTTGCTGGAAGAGGGGCGGGCGATTGGGAAGCTTGTGTTGAGTGGGTTTTGA
- a CDS encoding LysR family transcriptional regulator, whose product MNTTPQPSTDERDRLDLLDVALFVRAALLANVSAAGREFGLSPAVASARIASLERLLGARLLHRTTRRVSLTQEGEVFMTRAETLLDAAAAARASVGRGQAEPQGRLRVSMPSSFGRQHVSPVITQFLRRYPGVSVDLRLTDTIVDLVDAGVDVGIRLGALKDSTLIARRLAANRRVICCAPSYLARHGAPHHPSDLAQHECVILADQRDWSFVTPAGPLTVRVGGRLATDNGEVIRDALLAGFGIALKSTWDVAPYLRSGELVTVLDAYPLGETVAIWAVYPSRAFVPPKTVAFIDFLAAHFGDPPYWDIELDRDASQGTRW is encoded by the coding sequence ATGAACACGACTCCCCAGCCGTCAACCGATGAACGCGACCGCCTCGATCTGCTCGACGTCGCGCTGTTCGTGCGCGCCGCGCTGCTCGCCAACGTCTCGGCAGCGGGACGCGAGTTCGGGCTGTCGCCCGCCGTCGCGAGCGCGCGCATCGCCAGTCTCGAACGGCTGCTGGGCGCGCGCCTGCTGCACCGGACCACGCGCCGCGTCAGTCTCACGCAGGAAGGCGAAGTCTTCATGACGCGCGCCGAGACGCTGCTCGACGCGGCCGCCGCCGCGCGCGCGTCGGTTGGGCGCGGCCAGGCCGAGCCGCAAGGACGGCTGCGCGTGTCGATGCCGTCGTCGTTCGGCCGACAGCACGTGTCGCCTGTGATTACGCAGTTTCTGCGGCGCTACCCGGGCGTGAGCGTCGATCTGCGGCTGACCGACACGATCGTCGATCTCGTCGATGCCGGCGTCGACGTCGGCATCCGGCTGGGCGCGCTGAAGGATTCGACGCTCATCGCCCGGCGGCTCGCAGCAAACCGCCGTGTGATCTGCTGCGCGCCGTCCTATCTGGCGAGGCACGGCGCGCCGCATCATCCGTCCGATCTCGCGCAGCACGAATGCGTGATCCTCGCCGATCAGCGCGATTGGTCGTTCGTCACGCCAGCGGGACCGTTGACCGTGCGCGTCGGCGGACGCCTCGCGACGGATAACGGCGAAGTCATCCGCGACGCCTTGCTGGCGGGATTCGGCATCGCCTTGAAATCGACGTGGGATGTCGCGCCGTATCTACGCAGCGGCGAACTGGTGACGGTGCTCGACGCGTATCCGCTCGGGGAAACGGTCGCGATCTGGGCGGTCTATCCGTCGCGCGCCTTCGTGCCGCCGAAAACGGTCGCGTTCATCGACTTCCTCGCCGCGCATTTCGGCGATCCGCCCTACTGGGACATCGAACTCGACCGCGACGCGAGTCAAGGCACGCGATGGTAA
- the ligD gene encoding DNA ligase D, whose protein sequence is MADKLDTYQRKRRFDKTPEPSGTAARAKRAKRAKGAKGAKGASTAARNTVKPHSLSFVIQEHDARRLHYDFRLELDGTLKSWAVPKGPSLDPSVKRLAVHVEDHPLEYGTFEGSIPEGNYGAGSVIVWDRGTWEPAGGEAGARDAYQAGKLKFHLNGEKLHGGWTLVRSHMRGSGDKEQWLLIKERDDAARSEADFDVLDERQGSVLSDAPGARGGTNGKRVSSKPAADQPKSRAERANASVKAKKAAASRKAKGTPADRPDIVATRNAESLRELAGHPSIEGAVEAKLPSALKPQLATLVDSAPTGDHWVYEIKFDGYRVLARIDHDSKDAVKIFTRAGNDWTTKFSKQVKAIARIGVDRAWLDGEAVVLDSNGVPSFQALQNAFDAHRPQDITLYLFDLPYLNGYDLRGVPLEQRRAILRALLDTADDDTLRFSEDFGFDAGQLLKSACDMQLEGIIGKRRDSQYVSGRSPAWIKLKCRRRQEFVIGGYSEPAGSREAFGALLLGVYDTKGKLQYAGRVGTGFDAARLRSIKKALDARETQKMPFASEPRERSRTPVHWVKPELVAECNFAEWTSDGIVRQASFVSLRDDKPARQIVHEAPDKGADVQQMTDETNAAQAKTSTAKKRASKTADVEPTPATKRAKTSGAASRDKAVAKTTGKAATVTVSGVRISHPDRVIDRSTGARKIELVEYYASVASWMLPFLKDRPVALVRAPEDIGGELFFQKHSQKLAIPNITQHPGLDPDHPPLLTIESEAALVGAAQMGTIELHTWNAVAANIEKPDRMVFDLDPDPALGWERMIEAAQLTRELLAELGLASFCKTSGGKGLHVVVPIVKQLGWDEVKAFTQAVAQHMATALPKHFAAKMGAQNRKGKIFVDYLRNNRGSSTVCAYSLRARPGLGVSVPLAWDEVPGTTAGDQWNIANLHERLDALKSDPWADYAKTKQRITAAMRRRLERD, encoded by the coding sequence ATGGCCGACAAGCTCGATACCTATCAGCGCAAGCGCCGCTTCGATAAGACGCCGGAGCCGTCGGGGACTGCTGCGCGCGCGAAGCGTGCGAAGCGTGCGAAGGGTGCGAAGGGTGCGAAGGGTGCAAGCACAGCCGCAAGAAACACCGTGAAGCCGCACAGCTTGTCGTTCGTGATTCAGGAACACGACGCGCGACGCCTGCATTACGACTTCCGTCTTGAACTCGACGGCACGCTCAAATCCTGGGCCGTGCCGAAAGGGCCGAGCCTCGATCCGTCCGTCAAGCGGCTTGCCGTGCATGTCGAAGATCATCCGCTCGAATACGGTACGTTCGAAGGTTCGATCCCCGAAGGCAACTACGGCGCAGGCTCGGTGATCGTATGGGATCGCGGCACATGGGAACCGGCGGGCGGCGAAGCGGGCGCGCGTGACGCGTATCAGGCAGGCAAGCTCAAATTCCACCTGAACGGCGAGAAGCTGCACGGCGGCTGGACGCTGGTGCGCAGCCACATGCGCGGCAGCGGCGACAAGGAGCAGTGGCTGCTCATCAAGGAACGCGACGACGCTGCGCGCAGCGAAGCCGATTTCGACGTGCTCGACGAGCGGCAGGGCAGTGTGCTCTCGGATGCGCCGGGGGCGCGCGGCGGCACGAACGGCAAACGCGTCTCCAGCAAGCCCGCCGCTGACCAGCCGAAGAGCAGAGCGGAACGCGCCAACGCATCGGTCAAGGCGAAGAAGGCGGCGGCATCGCGCAAGGCCAAAGGCACTCCTGCCGACCGCCCCGACATCGTCGCGACGCGCAACGCGGAATCGCTGCGCGAACTGGCCGGTCATCCGTCGATAGAAGGTGCCGTCGAGGCGAAGCTCCCGTCGGCGCTCAAGCCGCAACTGGCGACGCTCGTCGACAGCGCGCCCACCGGCGACCATTGGGTCTACGAGATCAAGTTCGACGGTTATCGTGTGCTGGCGCGCATCGATCACGACTCGAAGGATGCCGTGAAAATCTTCACGCGCGCAGGCAACGACTGGACCACGAAGTTCAGCAAGCAGGTCAAGGCGATCGCGCGCATCGGCGTGGACCGCGCGTGGCTCGACGGCGAGGCCGTCGTGCTCGACAGCAACGGCGTGCCGAGCTTCCAGGCGCTGCAAAACGCCTTCGACGCGCACCGGCCGCAGGACATCACCTTGTATCTGTTCGACCTGCCGTATCTGAACGGCTATGACCTGCGCGGCGTGCCGCTCGAACAGCGTCGCGCGATCCTGCGCGCGCTGCTCGATACCGCCGACGACGACACGCTGCGCTTTTCCGAAGACTTCGGCTTCGACGCGGGCCAGTTGCTGAAGAGCGCATGCGATATGCAGCTCGAAGGCATCATCGGCAAGCGGCGCGACAGCCAGTACGTGTCGGGCCGCTCGCCTGCGTGGATCAAGCTCAAATGCCGGCGCCGTCAGGAATTCGTGATCGGCGGTTATTCGGAACCGGCGGGCAGCCGCGAGGCATTCGGCGCGCTGCTGCTGGGCGTCTACGACACGAAGGGCAAGTTGCAATATGCGGGGCGCGTCGGCACGGGTTTCGACGCGGCCAGACTGCGCTCGATCAAGAAGGCACTGGACGCACGTGAAACGCAGAAGATGCCGTTTGCCAGCGAGCCGCGCGAACGAAGCCGCACGCCTGTGCATTGGGTGAAGCCGGAACTCGTCGCCGAATGCAATTTTGCGGAATGGACGAGTGACGGCATCGTGCGGCAGGCGTCGTTTGTCAGCTTGCGCGACGACAAGCCCGCCAGGCAGATCGTCCACGAAGCGCCAGACAAAGGAGCCGACGTGCAACAGATGACGGATGAGACGAACGCCGCTCAGGCGAAGACGTCGACGGCGAAAAAGCGCGCGTCGAAGACCGCGGATGTCGAGCCGACGCCCGCCACGAAGCGTGCGAAGACGAGCGGCGCGGCATCGCGAGACAAGGCGGTGGCGAAAACGACCGGCAAGGCCGCCACCGTGACGGTGTCCGGCGTGCGTATCTCGCACCCCGACCGCGTGATCGACAGGAGCACGGGCGCGCGCAAGATCGAGCTGGTCGAATACTACGCGTCGGTTGCGTCGTGGATGCTGCCGTTTCTGAAGGACCGGCCGGTCGCGCTCGTGCGCGCGCCGGAGGACATCGGCGGCGAGCTGTTCTTCCAGAAGCACAGCCAGAAGCTCGCGATTCCCAACATCACGCAGCATCCGGGGCTGGACCCGGACCATCCGCCGCTGCTGACCATCGAAAGCGAAGCGGCGCTGGTGGGCGCTGCGCAGATGGGCACGATCGAACTGCATACGTGGAACGCGGTGGCCGCGAATATCGAGAAACCCGACCGCATGGTGTTCGATCTCGACCCGGACCCCGCGCTCGGCTGGGAGCGGATGATCGAAGCGGCCCAGCTTACGCGCGAACTGCTCGCAGAACTCGGCCTCGCGTCGTTTTGCAAGACGAGCGGCGGCAAGGGACTGCACGTCGTCGTGCCGATCGTAAAGCAGCTCGGCTGGGACGAGGTGAAGGCGTTCACGCAAGCCGTCGCGCAGCACATGGCGACGGCGCTGCCGAAGCACTTTGCCGCGAAGATGGGTGCGCAGAATCGCAAGGGCAAGATTTTTGTCGACTATCTGCGCAACAACCGTGGCTCGAGCACCGTCTGCGCGTATTCGCTGCGCGCGCGGCCGGGGCTGGGCGTGTCGGTGCCGCTCGCATGGGACGAAGTGCCCGGTACGACGGCGGGCGATCAATGGAACATCGCGAATTTGCACGAGCGGCTCGACGCGCTGAAAAGCGACCCGTGGGCCGACTACGCGAAGACGAAGCAGCGCATCACGGCCGCCATGCGGCGCAGGCTGGAGCGCGATTGA
- the ku gene encoding non-homologous end joining protein Ku: MAHMIWKGAISFGLVHVPVQLYPAIKSEKVGFNLLDKRTIDPVGYRQINKRTGKEVTRENIVRGFEYEKDRYVVLTDEEIRAANPESTQTVDILAFVDAPDIPFLYLDTPYYLTPDRKGEKVYALLRDAMKATGKIGVANVVMHNKQHLAALIPVGPMLALNTLRWASEVRPFDEFKVPDENAKKTGVTARELDMAKKLIADMSDTWDPSEYKDTFRDDILALVDKKVQAGKTEEVMDIETPREAPRSADILDLSDLLKRSLGRGGKGKPATRAAASDDTDDEEAAPAKRRAPAKKAARRTTGTVAKTSAGTTARKSTSTAARKRRAA; the protein is encoded by the coding sequence ATGGCTCATATGATCTGGAAAGGCGCGATCAGCTTCGGTCTCGTCCATGTGCCGGTGCAACTGTATCCGGCGATCAAGTCCGAAAAGGTCGGCTTCAATCTGCTCGACAAGCGCACGATCGATCCCGTCGGCTATCGGCAGATCAACAAGCGCACGGGCAAGGAAGTGACGCGCGAGAACATCGTGCGCGGCTTCGAGTACGAGAAAGACCGCTACGTCGTGCTGACCGACGAGGAAATTCGCGCGGCGAATCCCGAGTCGACCCAGACCGTCGATATTCTCGCGTTCGTCGATGCACCCGATATCCCGTTTCTTTATCTCGACACCCCGTACTACCTCACGCCCGACCGCAAGGGCGAGAAGGTGTACGCGTTGCTGCGCGATGCGATGAAGGCGACCGGCAAGATCGGCGTGGCGAATGTCGTAATGCACAACAAGCAGCATCTGGCCGCGCTGATTCCCGTCGGCCCGATGCTCGCGCTGAATACGCTGCGCTGGGCCTCGGAAGTGCGTCCATTCGACGAATTCAAGGTGCCCGACGAAAACGCGAAGAAGACAGGCGTGACGGCACGCGAACTCGACATGGCGAAAAAACTGATCGCCGACATGAGCGACACATGGGACCCGTCTGAATACAAGGACACGTTCCGCGACGACATCCTCGCGCTGGTCGACAAGAAGGTGCAGGCCGGCAAGACCGAAGAGGTGATGGATATCGAAACGCCTCGCGAAGCGCCGCGCTCGGCGGATATTCTCGACTTGTCCGATCTGCTCAAGCGCAGCCTTGGACGCGGCGGCAAAGGCAAGCCCGCCACGCGTGCAGCGGCCAGCGACGACACGGACGACGAGGAAGCGGCTCCCGCAAAACGCCGCGCGCCCGCGAAGAAGGCGGCGCGCCGCACGACGGGGACCGTGGCGAAGACAAGCGCGGGGACCACCGCGCGCAAGAGCACCAGCACGGCTGCGCGCAAGCGCCGCGCCGCCTGA